The Sorghum bicolor cultivar BTx623 chromosome 6, Sorghum_bicolor_NCBIv3, whole genome shotgun sequence genome contains the following window.
GGTCGGTTAAAAGAAGAATAGGATATATTCTATCTAGGAgataaagtgaaataaaagcatATATGCTACTAGCACATATcgctagctttttttttttctctctgtcTATCTATCATAAGGCCGACCATGCTTTTGGCCAATATATACCCTTGCCCAGAGAACTTTCAGCAAATAATTGTACGATAAGAAGAAGAGTCAACAAAACAGGATCACCATCATCAGGGTTTCTTGCATTTCGTGCTTCAATCCATTGCACATATATCTTATTCAGGCAGCCATTTATACGTACTTTGTAGTACCCAGCAGATATTAGCGGAAAATTGATCAACTAGCCAGATAGGAGTATATAGAATGGTCTTCTTTAAACATTTGCAAACATTTAAAATGTAACCAGAAGTaaatcaacaaataaaaaaaatactaatatcTCATAAAAATGTTCTGCATTTGTAGTCCACGAAAATGTTCTCGTAATCAGCCACTTACGTTTTCCGTTCTTCTATGATCTTTTTGGATTATCTTTTGTTAAGAAATACCTTCCTATCATAGAAATCACTTTTACACACACATTCTGTTGTACACTTGAAAGGTGGTGTGACGCAGATGGAGTCGTTCCTGATGAAGTTCTTCCCGGAAGTGTCGAGCGCCATGACGAAGAACGCGAAGCACGACGCGTACTGCAAATACGACGACCAGCGGCTCACGGCGTTCACCTCGTCGCTGTACATCGCCGCGATGGTCTCGTCGCTGGTGGCGAGCCGCGTGACGAGGACGGTGGGCCGGTCCACCGTCATGCTGATCGGCGGCGTCCTGTTCCTCGCAGGCTCCGCGATCAACGCCGGCGCCGTCAACGTCGCCATGCTCATCATCGGGCGGATGCTGCTGGGATTCGGAGTCGGGTTCACCACGCAGGCTGCTCCTCTGTACCTCGCGGAGACATCGCCGGCGCGGTGGCGCGGCGCGTTCACCACGGCCTACAACATCTTCCAGGTGCAGGGCGCGCTGGCCGCCACGgtcaccaactacttcaccaACCGCATCCCGGGCTGGGGATGGCGCGTGTCGCTCGGCCTCGCCGCCGTCccggccgccgtcgtcgtcctgGGCGCCCTGCTCGTCCCGGACACGCCCAGCAGCCTCGTCCTGCGCGGCGACACCGACAGCGCCCGGGCCTCGCTGCAGCGCCTCCGTGGCCCCGGCGCGGAAACCGACGCGGAGCTCAAGGACATCGTCCGCGCCGTGGAGGACGCGCGgcggaacgacgagggcgcgtaCGAGAGGCTGGTGCGCGGCAAGGGGTACGGGCACTACCTGGTGATGGTGGTGGCCATCCCCTCCTTCTTCGACCTCACCGGCGTCATCGTCATGGCCGTCTTCTCGCCGGTGCTGTTCCGGACGGTCGGGTTCAGCAGCCAGAAGGCGATCTTTGGATCCGTGGTTCTTAGCCTCGTCAACCTGGCCTCGTCGTTGCTCTCCTCCTTCGTCATGGACCGCGCCGGCCGCAGGTTCTTGTTCCTCGCCGGCGGCGCAGCAATGATGATTTGTCAGGTAACACTATCCGATCCAACAGTACATTTCGTAGTGTTTGAGCTGACAAATTTCTTACTTTCTTTCCttgttgaaaaaaaaaataagttgGCCATGTCGTGCATCCTGGCGGGGCATCTGGGCAAGCAGAACGCGGCGACAATGCCGCGGGACTACGCGGTGGCCGTGCTGGTGCTCATGTGCCTGTACACCTTCAGCTTCGGCGTGTCGTGGGGGCCGCTGAAATGGGTGGTGCCGAGCGAGATCTACCCCGTGGAGATCAGGTCGGCGGCGCAGGCGCTGACGGTGTCCATCGCGCTCTGCCTCTCCTTCGCGCAGACGCAGGTGTTCGTCTCCCTGCTGTGCGCCATGAAGCACGGCATCTTCCTGTTCTACGCCGGGTGGGTCCTGGCCATGACGGCCTTCGTCGCCGCGTTCCTGCCGGAGACCAAAGGCGTGCCGCTGGAGGCCATGCGCGCCGTCTGGGCGGGACACTGGTACTGGAGGAGGTTCGTCAGGGATGCCAAGCAGGAGGTTCAGGTGAACTGCCTGTAGGGAGGCGATCGAGCGACATACTAACAACAACCAGAGTGAAGTGTGGTAAATTCTGATGTTTTATTAGTGTGGCGTTAGCCTTGGGCTCGGCTACGTCACTGTCTGTCGCGTGGAGCGCGTGCGCGGGAGCTATCGCTTCGCTTAACTGGGCCACAACGGACTGGCGTGAGAGCCCAATTAAAGTTTTCGGCCAGCTTAACGGTTGGAGCTTTCTTTTGActgttctttcttttttttggttttgcctTTTTCTTACGAACATCAAGATATGATCGACataatttgattcgaaaaaaaatacATAAAGCGAAATCACTTTTATTCTATGCTTCTTTTATTTACTCGAGGATAGGTTAAAAGCCATTATGTTTtaggactaaggccttgtttagttctcccaaaaaaccaaaaacttttcaagattttccgtcacatcgaatcttacgaaatatgcatggagcattaaatatagttgaaaataaaatttatttacacagtttatctgtaaatcgcgagacgaatcttttaaacctagttactccacgaTTGAtattgtttgtcaaataaaaatgaaagtgctacagtgtcaaaatccaaaaaaaaaaatctaaacaaggcctaagagagtAGGCACCAAGTATGTTGTTGGCAACTAACACGTTCAGAATATTTGGTTACATATGGTAGAGTGATAGGACTAATATTTTGGACCCCTATAAATATCGACGGGTATGATTTGACGCACCCACCCAACTTCAGTATTAGAACAATGAAAATTTATACTACGAATTATGAAACAATGGATTTTCACTACTATGACAAATTGACAATACAAAATAAAACCATGGAACAATAAAAAAAGGGGTTTTCACTGAACAACAAATTTTCATTTGTCCAAACCGATCAAGGGTTGTCCTAGGTAATATAaaattttctatgatttactcaTGTAGAgtctaaaaaaattatattttctattttatgatttttctacgaTTTACTATgaattttcaaaaattcaaccaaataaataaaaaaagaaaagacaaaatatttatagaaaaaactttgtactaaagcgtACTATATTATCTATTTACTATGTAGATTTACTTATGTGGAGTCCAaaaaaaatggattttctattttatgattttcaaagattcaatcgaaataattttaaaaagaaaaaaaagacaaaaccaccgtcGCTATAGCAAAACCACCATTCACTGTAGTAAAATTGTCTTCAAAACCGCTTTAGTGGGATAAGATGCACGGTTTGATAAGTTGAGAGAGATAGTTTGCTCAATTTTAGAGTTGAGGGAGAAAGCGAACTTTCGTGATAGATAAGGGAGGAAAAGTAGACTTTGCACAGAGCATAGCCACTGCCATGTGGGCTTGTAAAGTGACGTGGGCTCAGGCCTCAGGGTGATGGGATCTTCGGCTGGCCCATCCATCATTACAGACCGGAACTAGATCGGATTAGGTATCACTAGGTATGCGAGGTTCAATTCTCAACTCCCAGTTACGATCTGCCAATGCAATTTGCTAGATCCCTATCCTTATAGCTTGCAAGCAACAAAATTTATGAAGAAACACACATGATAGAAGGCTCTCCTGTGTAATATACTACTACGAACATTTATATTTCCAGTCTCGCAATTTACTACACGGATGAGTTCCTTAAGCCATTCTAAACCAACACTTTTTTTTAACAACCTTCTAAACCAACACTTTAGTCATCACGGCAGACACACGCGCAATATGTATTTCCCTTATCAATAATCTACTACTGGAAGTATACCACCGCCGAGATCCAAGGGGGTACGTTCGCTGATTCCGAATGGATTATCTTAACTAGGTGGACTCTTCGCCAAACTTCTGGTGGTCCTTGACGAACCTGCCCCAGTACCAGTGGCGCGCGAAGACGTGCGCCATGGACTCGAGCGGCACGCCCTTGGTCTCCGGCACGAACGCCACGGCGAAGGCGGTCATCACCACCAGCCATGACGCGTAGAAGAGGAAGGTGCCGTACTTGAAGCAGCACAGCATCGCCAGGAAGAACTGCGCCTGCAGGAAGTTGAGCCCCAGGTTGAGCGCCACCGCCGCGCCCTGCCCCGCCGACCGCACCTCCACGGGGTATATCTCGCCGGGGATGGTCCAGTACAGCGCGCCCCACGACCAGCTGAAGCTCGCCGAGAAGACCAGCGTCACCACCAGCACCGTCACCGCGTACCCCTTGGGCATCTTGCTCCCGTTGCCCAGCTGTGATCCGATGATGCTCGCCATGGCCACCTGCAAAAAGGTTATTCGTTCAGGTCTGCGTTCGTGTGTGAAAGAATGTAACATGTGTAAGCAGCAGCTAgatttgttttgtatatatgCCTGGCAAGTGAACATGAGCGCGCCACCGATGACGAAGAGCAGCTTCCGGCCGTAGCGGTCCATGGCGAAGCCCGACGCGAGGATGCCGCCGATGTTCATGAGGCCCAGGATGACGGCGCCCATGAGCGCGGCGTCGCTCTCGAACCCGACGGTCCGGAACAGGATCGGCGAGAAGAAGGCGGTGACGGCGACCCCCGTGAGGTTCAGGAACACCGGGAACGCCACGGCCATCACCAGGTACGGCCGGTACTCGCGGCGCAGGATCCGGCGGAACGCGCCCTCCTCGTTCCGCCGGTCGCTCTCCGCCGCGGCGAGGATGTCCGCGAACTCGGCGCCGATGTCC
Protein-coding sequences here:
- the LOC8073408 gene encoding sugar transport protein 5; translated protein: MAGGGGFAAAAERGHARDDDGYGGRGGVTVPVVVTCLMAASCGLIFGYDIGVSGGVTQMESFLMKFFPEVSSAMTKNAKHDAYCKYDDQRLTAFTSSLYIAAMVSSLVASRVTRTVGRSTVMLIGGVLFLAGSAINAGAVNVAMLIIGRMLLGFGVGFTTQAAPLYLAETSPARWRGAFTTAYNIFQVQGALAATVTNYFTNRIPGWGWRVSLGLAAVPAAVVVLGALLVPDTPSSLVLRGDTDSARASLQRLRGPGAETDAELKDIVRAVEDARRNDEGAYERLVRGKGYGHYLVMVVAIPSFFDLTGVIVMAVFSPVLFRTVGFSSQKAIFGSVVLSLVNLASSLLSSFVMDRAGRRFLFLAGGAAMMICQLAMSCILAGHLGKQNAATMPRDYAVAVLVLMCLYTFSFGVSWGPLKWVVPSEIYPVEIRSAAQALTVSIALCLSFAQTQVFVSLLCAMKHGIFLFYAGWVLAMTAFVAAFLPETKGVPLEAMRAVWAGHWYWRRFVRDAKQEVQVNCL
- the LOC8073409 gene encoding sugar transport protein 5 isoform X1 translates to MPGGAFLLNSGGGMADSGGGLTVPVVVTCLMAASGGLIFGYDIGISGGVSEMEAFLKKFFPGLLKSTARGGNKDVYCIYNNQALTAFTSSLYAFGMVGTLLASRVTRRLGRQAVMLIGGSLFLAGALVNAAAANLAMLIVGRMLLGLGLGFSGQATPVYLAEVSPPRWRGGFISAFPLFISIGYLVANLINYGTSRIPDWGWRLSLGLAAVPAAVMVAGAAFIPDTPSSLVLRGKHDDARAALQRVRGKGVDIGAEFADILAAAESDRRNEEGAFRRILRREYRPYLVMAVAFPVFLNLTGVAVTAFFSPILFRTVGFESDAALMGAVILGLMNIGGILASGFAMDRYGRKLLFVIGGALMFTCQVAMASIIGSQLGNGSKMPKGYAVTVLVVTLVFSASFSWSWGALYWTIPGEIYPVEVRSAGQGAAVALNLGLNFLQAQFFLAMLCCFKYGTFLFYASWLVVMTAFAVAFVPETKGVPLESMAHVFARHWYWGRFVKDHQKFGEEST
- the LOC8073409 gene encoding sugar transport protein 5 isoform X2, with product MEAFLKKFFPGLLKSTARGGNKDVYCIYNNQALTAFTSSLYAFGMVGTLLASRVTRRLGRQAVMLIGGSLFLAGALVNAAAANLAMLIVGRMLLGLGLGFSGQATPVYLAEVSPPRWRGGFISAFPLFISIGYLVANLINYGTSRIPDWGWRLSLGLAAVPAAVMVAGAAFIPDTPSSLVLRGKHDDARAALQRVRGKGVDIGAEFADILAAAESDRRNEEGAFRRILRREYRPYLVMAVAFPVFLNLTGVAVTAFFSPILFRTVGFESDAALMGAVILGLMNIGGILASGFAMDRYGRKLLFVIGGALMFTCQVAMASIIGSQLGNGSKMPKGYAVTVLVVTLVFSASFSWSWGALYWTIPGEIYPVEVRSAGQGAAVALNLGLNFLQAQFFLAMLCCFKYGTFLFYASWLVVMTAFAVAFVPETKGVPLESMAHVFARHWYWGRFVKDHQKFGEEST